The Acidobacteriota bacterium region GGATGAACGGATCGTCGCCGAGCCGGTGCCGCCCCACCGCTATCTCGGCCACGGCAACAACATGGCGTTCCGGATCCGGCTGTTTCAAGCGATCGGCTTGTACAACCCGCAGATGGGTGCCGGCTCACGTGTGCGCAGCGGCGAGGACACGGACGTGACGTACCGTGCCCTGCGGGCCCGCCGGGGCATCAAGTACTCACCACGCCCCATGGTCCACCACAACAACTGGAATGATCTCGATGCGGCGGACCGTTTGGACTTGGGTTATGTGATGGGGTTCGTGATGGTGTTTGGTAAATTCTTCCTGTTGGGTGATCGCGTCGCCGGCCGTTGTCTTATAGAACGTCTCGGCGAACTGGTCCGTGACTTGGCTGAGAGTTTTAGTTATCGAGACTGGCGTAAATTTCGTAAAACAATCATAAAATTCGGTTATTATGCATGGGGGATTCCTTTGGCTGTATACTTCCGCTTTCGAGGCGACATGCCTTGGCCAGCCGACGGCGACGCCAGTCTGATCCGTCAATAATATTCGATGGTTATCGGTATTGGAATGAATGTCAGGACAAAGATCGTCAAGGCGAGGAGCGCCACCAGTTTTCGATTGCGGTTAATTGGCTCTCCGTCGTTTACTGTCGGTGGATGCCTCAATTTCATGAAAAACAGAATCACGGCGAACACCAGGTAGCCGGGCACCGGCCATGAGAGAATCGATGTGCCCAGCAGTCCCGCGAAACAGGCGATGGATATGATCCGATGTCCGCGGGGGCCCAGCACCGCATACACAATGTGGCCGCCGTCGAGCTGGCCGATGGGGAGCAGGTTGATGCTGGTGGCGAGAAAACC contains the following coding sequences:
- a CDS encoding glycosyltransferase: MKRLDVPISILVCTRNRPDDLRRCVTSILGGRFSRFELLVLDQSDGEESAAFLESLADPRVRLIRTETRGLARARNLAVLNAAAPIVAFTDDDCICDPGWIEAIVAEFDRHPEIDGLFGRVLPWGDRFADGLFCHCLIADEDERIVAEPVPPHRYLGHGNNMAFRIRLFQAIGLYNPQMGAGSRVRSGEDTDVTYRALRARRGIKYSPRPMVHHNNWNDLDAADRLDLGYVMGFVMVFGKFFLLGDRVAGRCLIERLGELVRDLAESFSYRDWRKFRKTIIKFGYYAWGIPLAVYFRFRGDMPWPADGDASLIRQ